ATTGGATAGGTACCGAGGCCGCAGGCTGCGTAGCACAGCCCGGCCGCACCGTCAATGCGGCACAACTCCTCAACCACAATGCACATCTCCATGATGCCGCCGCCCAGACCGCCATACTCCTCCGGAATATATACCCCCATCAACCCCAGCTCTCCCAGTTCCTTCATCAGTTCATGCGGAAACTCACCGGTTCGGTCCAATTCGGCGCGGACCGGCTTCATCTTCTCCCGGGCAAACTTTCTCGCCAAGTCGCGGATTTCCTTCTGCGTGTCGGTCAGAAAGTACTCCATCAAGCCTCCAGTTCAGCTTTCCTGTCTTCGGACGTGTCCAATTTCTCAGACGCAATCCTTTGCCTTATCTCGTGCGCGACCGGTACCAGGTAGCGCCGAAGTTCGGCTGCGGTCCGACGATAGGCTTCCAAGGGCTGCCCCAAAGGGTCAGCGATACCTTGTTCAGCCACCAGTCTCGTCTTAGACTCGGCCCCGGGCACAAGCTCCAGGACCCGGCGGCGATGATACTCCTCCATCACCAGCACCAAGTCAGCGTTCTGCACCAGCCCGGTGTCAATCAACTGGCTGCGGTGCAGGGTGAGGTCCACGCCCAGTTCACCCGCAGCTACAATTGCGTTGCTGGTCGCCGGCGAACCAACCGGTGCATCAGTGCCGGCCGAATAGATGAATACCCGTTCAGGGCCGAGCATCTGCGACAGCAACCCAGCCGCCATCGGACTACGGCAGCAGTTGCCGGTACAGACTACCAGCACCGAAAAGACGAGGCCTGCGCCAAGCTGGACCATCTCACCCAGTTCGCGCTCCAGCTCAAGTATTCCCAGGCGGCCGCGTCTGTCAACAACCGCTGGCCGAGTTCGGAAGTCCACGATTGCCGGCCCGGGGCCCGGCTTGGTATCCGACACTACGATGAGAACCGCATCCTTGCCCAGCTCAACCAACAGGTCTTGAGGACTCGGATCTTCATCCGGCACACCAACGCCGACCGGCTCATGAGCGCAAGCAAGAATACCTTTCGCCAACGCATCATTCGCCACTGCGATTCCCGGCCATGATCCGGTCTCACGTTCCTTGAACACCGCGGCGACAGGTCTAGCAAGGGCTCGCCCCAACCGAACTTGGCTGTCCGCTGTCTGCCACTCAACCGGAAGTAACGGCCAGGCCGCCCGCAGGTCAGAGACCAATCGAAATGCCCGGCCGAAATACCGAACGAGCAAACCTGAGTCATGACTTAGTACACACCAGCCATCAAGTACTGGCGCGACGACTGCGCCCTGCCTGAGTGCGGCGACAACTCTCCCTGCAGCCTCGTCTGTCCTTCTGGGACTAAACCGGTACTGCTCCACGAAAGCTCAGTAGCTGGCAGTCGGAGGCAGGTTGACAGAGCCTCGACTCGACTCGAGTCTGGCCAAGCCACGCCAGCCGATATCATTCCGGAATGTCATGCCGGCAAACTGTATCCTGCCAAGGGCCCTGTACGCCTCATCCCTCGCCGCGCGCAGACTTGGACCGATACCAGTGACACCCAGCACGCGCCCGCCGTTGGTGACCAGCTTGCCGCCTCGCCAGGCAGTCCCAGCATGAAACACAAGGGCGCGATCAGACCCTTCGAGGTCACCGGTTATCACAGCTCCCTTGGAGTACTTTCCCGGATACCCACTTGACGCTGCAACAACACACAGAGCCGAATCCTGCGACCAGTCAAGCTTCCGGTCGGCCATGTCACCCATCGCACACGCCGCAAGTATCTCGGCCAGGTCGCCACGCAGTAGCGGCAGCACCGCCTGCGTTTCCGGATCACCGAACCGGCAGTTGAACTCAAGCACCCACGGGCCCTTATCAGTGTTCATGATGCCGGCGTAAATCACCCCGCGATATTCGATGCCGTGCAACCGCAGTCCTTCCAACAGCGGTGCAAACACGCGCTCTTCCACCTCCCGGGCAACAGCCGGAGTCACGACCGGTGCTGGCGCATAGGCACCCATACCGCCGGTGTTCGGCCCCTGGTCACCGTCCAGGAGGGCCTTGTGGTCCTGGGACGGAACGAACATCTCCATCCGCTTACCATCACATAGCCCGATAACCGATGCCTCCTCACCCTCAAGGAAATCCTCGACCACGACCGTGCGGCCGGCCGGCCCGAGCTCAGCATCAACCATCATCATCCGCAGCGCAGCCTCGGCTTCCGCATGGGTCCGGCACACAACCGCACCCTTACCTGCGGCCAGACCAGAAGCTTTGACAACAAGTGGCAGTCGATGACCGGCTACATACCGCCGTGCCTGTTCGAAATCAGCAAAAACCTCGAACTCGGCAGTCGCAATTCCCTGCTCGCGCATCAACCATTTGGCAAAAGCTTTGTCGCCCTCAAGCCGGGCGCCGGCCCGCCGTGGCCCAAACAGGGCAAGGCCGTGACGAGCAAAGTCATCGGCAATCCCGGCCACGAGCGGTTGTTCGGGTCCGACAACAGTCAAGTCCACCCGCTCCCGCCTGGCAAAATCCAAGAGGCCGGATATGTCATCGGCCGCAATATCAACGCACTGGGCAAGTCGGCTGATACCCGCATTCCCCGGTGCGCAATAGACCGGAGAATGAAACTGTGCTAGCTTCCAGACAAGTGCGTGCTCCCGGCCACCAGCGCCGACAACGAGTATCTTCATCGTCGCACCAGCCGGCCGAGCCGGGCAGCGCGCAGTGCCTCAACCCAGCTTCCAAAATACCGCACTGCGGCCGCGTGCAATGTACGGTACTTCTGGCGAACTTCTATAGTTGTCCCAAGCCTCATACCCTGCCGGTACGCCCGGCGCATCTCGGAAACGACCTTCTTTTTTGACCACTCCTTCTGGCGCTTTATTCTGCTGTAGTCCAGACCGGCAGCAGTAATCGCCTGCCGCCAAGACCCAAAGTGTGCCATCGCTGCGCTGACTAAACCACCATGGGTCTTCTCTGCTGCGCTGATATTGATACGCTCACCTGCCTCGGCAAGCTCACGAATCTTTCCCACGATACTGGACCTGTCCCAGCTATTCTTCCGCCTTATGTGGCTGTAGTCCAGACCGGCAGCAGCGATTGCGTTTTCCCATGAACCAAGATACTTCCGAGCAGCGTATGCCAGGGCTGAAGCATGTCGGGCGATATAGCCTGAGTTCAAGTCACTGCCCTGTGCCGCGAGACGGCGTATTTCACGGACGACTTCATCTCTTGACCAGTGTCTGTAGGAGCGTGTCATCGCGTCCTCCCGCCGAAATCTAGCACGGCAATACCGGATGTCAACCGGAAAATTCCGATTCCGGGTCGGTTCAACTCTCCCATGCTACTCCGGGCGTGCTTGCACGCCGGCCCGCACTTGTGTATCATCCGGCTGTGAAACCACTGCTGCTTGAAATCGGCACCGAGGAGCTGCCTCCGTCGTTCATTGCACCGGCCGCGACCGAACTGGAGCGACAGTTTCGTGCCCTGCTCACAGAACACGATATAGCGGCCAGCGAATCAGAAGTGTTTTACACGCCCCGCCGGATTGCGGTCCGGTTTGCCGCTGTCGCAACCGAGCGGCCAGCGCGGACGGTTGAAGTCCAGGGTCCGCCCGCCAAGGTTGCGTTCGGCTCGGACGGCAGGCCAACGAAAACCGCGATAGGATTTGCTCGGTCTCAAGGCTGTACGGAAAAAGACCTTTTCACCAAGCCCACGCCCAAGGGTGAGTACGTCTTCGCCTGTCGGAAAGAACCGGCACTACCGACTATCGCCCTACTAGCTGACCGTCTGCCGGCAATCGTCGCCGGCCTGCCCTTTGCCCGGACGATGCGCTGGCGAGAAGACAAGACCCGGTTCGCCCGGCCAATCCGCTGGCTCGTTTGCCTTTTCGGAACTGAGGTTGTGCGGTTCGAGCTGGCTGGCGTCGCTACAGGCAACATGACTTACGGCCATCGCGGCACCACCGGCCCAGTCTGCATCCCGGCCGCGACCGACTACGAGCAGATTCTTGCCGAGCAATTCGTCCTCTGCCGGCCCCTGGCCCGCCGAAAAGCTGTGATTGATTCTATCGAGAAGCTCTGTGAAGAGTCCGGCGGCAGACCGGTACTCGACCCAGAACTCGTTGAAGAAACGGTAAACATTACCGAGTACCCAGTTCCGATTCTCTGCCGATTCGACCCGGCGTACCTTGAATTGCCAGCCGAAGTACTCATCACTGCGCTAAAGAAGCACCAACGCTGCTTCGCAGTGCGCGGTGCCGACGAAAAACTACTACCCCTTTTTGTCGCAGTTGCAGACACTCCGGGTTGCAACCAGACCTTGGTCGGCCGTTGGTACGAACACGCGGTCGAGTCCCGGCTGCGCGACGCCCGGTTCTACTTCGAACAGGACCTGGCCAAGGGACTTGAAGCCCTGGTCGAAGAAGAGAAAAGGGTCACCTGGATAGAGGGAATTGGTACTTACTTCGACAAAACACAACACTTGCGTGCGATCTGTCGTCACCTGGTTCAGACCGTCAGGGCTGCAGACGCGGCTGCGCTTGATCGCGCGGCACTCCTGGCCAAAGCCGACCTCCTGACCAGCATGGTCCGGGAGAAGGAATTCACCTCCCTGCAAGGCAGAATGGGCGGCATCTACGCACGGCTTGCCGGTGAGCCAGCTCTCGTTGCTGACGCCATCGCCGAACAATACCGGCCGGTTACGACCGATGACGCACTCCCTGCGACAATCGAAGGTGCGCTCCTCGGCATCGCCGACCGGATTATCAACATTGTCGGTACCTTCGCCACCGGTGAAATTCCAACCGGCTCTGAGGACCCGTTTGCACTGCGACGCCAGGCCGCGGGCCTGCTCGCCATCATCCTCCGGCATAATCTTGAAATCAATCTCAACCAGCTGATAAGCACCACGGTTGGCCTGTTCCCAACCGCCCGACCGGAGCTGTCAGCAAAACTGGAAGCATTCTTCCAGGAAAGACTTGAGGCCATGCTCGGCGATAAAGACGTCCCATATGACATTGCGGACGCCGTCCTAGGCGTCGCGATGGAACATCCAACAAGGGCGCTCGCTGCGGCAACTGCGCTCATCGAATTCCGCCGGCGGCCTGAGTTCGAGCGGCTCATAATCGGTCAGAAGCGTGTCGCAAACATTCTGAAAGACCAACAAGTCTCGGGCCAGCCCGACCCGGCAATATTTACCGAAGAAGCTGAGATACAACTCTGGAACCAGGCACGGATAATCGAGCCGCAGGTCACCCGTGCGATGGCGCAGTTCGACTTCGTGCTCGCACTCGAACTGCTTCTCAAACTCAGAGAGCCGATTGACCGGCTTTTCGACGAAGTGATGGTAATGGCCGAAGACGAAAAACTTCGTACCAACCGGTTGCGGCTCATGTTCTACATCCGCTCGCTGTTCCACAAAGTCGCTGACCTTTCACGAATCGTACTCGACGGCGACGCAAGATAATTGACTGCTCCTCTTCTTCTGCGTACGTTAGCGCTTGGGTTACTGGGCGTTTCCGCCTGCTCCTGCCCCAAGCCACGCGCCCAAGACCGGCAAACCCAGACTCCGGCTCGGCCCCTGGCAACGGCCACCCTCCGGATTCGTGACGCCGTGGCCAGGGTCGAGGTCGCGTCCAGCGAAGAAGACCGGATGACCGGACTCATGTTCCGTCGCTCGCTCGCGCCGGACTCCGGCATGCTATTCGTATTTGAAGACACCGCACCGCGTTCGTTCTGGATGAAGAACACCTGGATTCCGCTGAGCATCGCTTTCATTGACGAAAACCGGATAATAACTGATATCATGGAGATGACACCAGAGGACACTACAACCCGCTATGCGTCATCCCGGCCGGTGGTGTGGGCACTTGAAATGAACGCCGGCTGGTTCCAGTCGCACGGCATCCGTCCCGGCGACACCGTTCTCGGCCTGCCGTAAATTGACAATCCTCGTATTCTGAATATCCTACACCATCGTATCAATGTCCAGACTAAAGGTACTTTTCACCTTGGTGAGTTCAATGGGCCTCGCCGTCGCCGCGGATACGACCCCCGCAGGCACTGCGCCAGTCCAAACCAATGCAGTGGCGGTCTTCATCAGCCAGCGGATGTTCCTGGACGAGGCACTCCAAGTCGTGACGCGCCGCTTGGAGGCCAGAGGCTATCGGCCGGTTCTGGTTGCAAGAGACACCGGGCTGGCCATTGGAATGGACCAGACCGTGGTTCGTCCAGGCCTGATGCTTGGCGAATGCCGGTCTGAGAACTTCGCCGCTCTCATCATTATCAATGGATCAGGCATTGCGACCTATTGGCAAGACACCGTAATCCACGCCAAGTGCCGCGAGTTTGCAGCGGCTGGAAGAGTAATAGGAGGCATCGGCATCGCCACCATCTGTCTGGCCCGGGCCGGTGTACTCCGGGGACACAAGGCCACCATCCTGCCGGACCGTCATGCCGTCCGGGAGCTTCTCGTCGGTGGCGCGCGCTACTGGCCGAACCCGGTTGTTACCGACCGCAACATCGTCACGGCGGCCGACTCGCAGCACATCCGCAGATTCATGGACGTACTTGTACGCTTGCTTGATACAAGGAACCGCTCCAGGCAAGATACCGGACGTCTCACTTCCGGCGCCGGGCATTGGTAGCACTGATAGATGCGCGTCGTCGTTCAGCGGGTACTCAACGCACATGTCACGGTTGGTTCGGGTAAAGTTGCGTCCATTGGCCCTGGCCTGCTGATTCTCGCCGGGGTTGGCCGGAAAGACAATGAGGAAACATGTCGCCAGCTCGCCTCCAAGACCGCACGGCTGCGTATATTCGACGATGCCGAAGGGAAAATGAACCTTTCGCTGCTCGATGTTCGCGGCTCAGCACTAGTCGTGTCCCAGTTCACATTGTATGCCGACACCCGCAAAGGTCTGCGGCCCTCTTTCACCGATGCCTGCCCGCCCGAACGGGCCAGGGAGCTGTACGAGCGGTTTGCCGCCGAACTCAGCTACCTGGGCGTGCCGACCCAGACTGGACAGTTCGGTGCGCATATGTATGTCTCGCTGACAAACGACGGACCGGTGACAATCATCCTCGACAGCGATGAGAAACACCAGGAAAGCTGAAAGACGCGTGGCGGATTCAGACACTCGTTCGGCGAGCCGCTTGACGACAAGGTGACTATGATTAAAAGTATGACCGGTGTCGCCCGGGTAGAGACGCGGCTTGTACCATCGAACGGCCGAATCGCAGTGGATATTCGCTCGGTGAATCATAAGTTCTTCGAGCTGGTTTCCGCGCTGCCGCCTGCTCTGGCCGGACACGAAGGAGAAATCAGGGAGCTGGTCCGGTCCCGAATTCGCCGCGGCTACGTGCAGATACAGATTGACTTGGATGAATCGGCTGATACGCCTTCGCTTGCCGTGAATCACGGGCTTGCTCGAGACTACGTCAGGCTGGCCCGGGAACTACAGATGCAGTACCGGCTTCCAGGCACGCTTGACATCAACACCATTCTGTCCTTCCCCGGACTGATTGTTGCCAAGAAGTCAGAGCGCAGCCGCCGGCGGCTTTGGTACCAGTGCCGGAGGATAATCACCCAAGCCCTGAGTCAGCTCAACCGGATGAAGAGCATCGAAGGCGTCGCCTTGGTCCGGGACATGCGCCGCAGGGTGAGAAAAATCCAGGCCGCGGTGCGCCAGATCGAGGCGCGCGTGCCAAAAAGGCTGGCTGAACGCCGACAGAACTTTCTGAGTCAGTTGGAGACGCTCAAAGTGGAGGTGGACCCCAAACGGGTGCTGGAAGAGGTGGCGTACATTGCCGACAAAGTGGACATTCACGAGGAGTGTGTGCGTCTGAAAAGCCACTGCTCGATGTTCCTGCGTGCGCTCCGAGTTTCATCAACCTCGGGCAAGAAACTGGACTTCATCGCCCAGGAGATGCTGCGCGAGACTGACACAATGGCTGCGAAAGCCCGCGACGTGGTCGTATCACGTCGGGCTATCGAAATCAAAGGCGAAATCGAGAAACTCAAAGAGCAGGTGAGAAACGTTGAGTAACCGGGCTGCGAACGCTCCAAGGCACCGTCCGTTCCTTATCGTACTCTCCTCACCGTCCGGTGCCGGCAAGACGTCCATCTGCCGCGGAGTCCTCAAGCGTGACCGTAACATCGCCTACTCGGTCTCAGCGACCACAAGGCCGAAGCGCCGGGGTGAGGTTCACGGCCGCAGTTACTACTTCTACTCCGAACCGGAGCTCCGCCGCCGGATTGCGCGCGGCGAGCTGCTCGAACACGCCCGGGTCTATGACTACCTCTACGGAACACCTAGGGCCCATGTGCTGAAGTGCTTCCGACGCGGCAAAGACGTTATTGCCGACCTTGACATTCAGGGAATGCGTTCTTGCAAGCACGCACTGCCCGGGACCGTGGGAATTTTCGTCACCACGCCGGCAATCGAGGACTTAGCCCGGCGCCTGCGCAAACGGGGTACGGATTCAGCCGAAGTCATAAGGCGGCGTCAGGCCGAGATCAGAGCCGAGCTGGCGGCCGTGCCCGAATTCGACTATCTCGTCGTCAATGACCGACTCGAAAGTGCGGTCGAAGACGTCCTGGCCATCGTCCGGGCCGAGCGCCTGCGCACCGACCGTCTCAACAGGAATGGAATCGCAAGTAGCCGCCGAGCACACCGACCTCAGCGGCATCACCCATGAAGAACTCTCCACTGCCGCACATACTCTGCGCTCTGTGCAGTTTGCTGTTATCCACAAGAAAGGGAACTGAGAAAGGTAGCCTATGAAGAACCTGTCGTTGGAAGCTATTTGGCAGAAGTATCCGAACAAGTACCAGGCCTTGAACATCGCGGCCCTTGAGGCCCGTCGTGTCATTGAGGCGCTGCAAAAAGGTGAGACTCAGCTCAATCAGAACATCTACGACTATGCGCTTGGTCGCCTGGTCGCTGGTGAACTGAAGTATGAGAAACTGACCGAGGCTGAACTGGAAGCACTCACCCGTGAAGGATACGGTGAACCGGGTTTCGGCCGGACGCCCTGAAGCCCGACGTTCTACGCACTGCGCTCAATACCTAAGCTGGGCGTAAGGCAGGCAATCTTCGGCCTGACGCGTGATGGGTAAGGCGTATCGCGTCCTCCTTGGTGTCACCGGTGGCATCGCCGCCTACAAGTCAGCTGAACTAGTTCGGCTGTTCCGAAAGGCGGGGCACGATGTTCAAGTCGTGATGACCGCTCATGCCCGCCGGCTCGTCGGCCCCGAGACTTTCGCCGCGCTATCCGGCCGGCAAGTGGCGACCGAGCTTTTCCCAAGAAAACGGTCCGACCGGTCCGGTACACGCTCGCCCCTCGCCCATGTTGACCTTGCCTCCTGGGCTGACTTGGTGCTCGTAGCTCCGGCCACGGCAAACATCATTGGCAAGCTTGCCTCCGGCATTGCCGATGACCTTCTCTCGACCATGGTTCTTGCCGTGCCAGAATCGACACTTCGGAATGGCCGCGTCATTCTTGCCCCGGCAATGAACGCCAACATGTGGCTTCATCCATCGGTACAGGCCAACGTCGCTCGCCTTGCCAAGTTGGGATACGTCATCGCCGGCCCGGACCGTGGTCAGCTCGCCTGCGGCATGAGCGGCCCAGGCCGGATGATTGAACCGACAGCTATTTTCGACATTTGCCAAGCCGCCCTTTCCGAGGCTGGTTCGCTTCCCGACCTTACTGGTATTCGTGTACTCGTGACCGCGGGCCGAACCGAGGAGCCGCTTGACCCGGTACGCGTCATCACCAACCGGTCAACCGGCCAACTGGGCGTCGCTCTGTGCCGTCAGTTTACCCTCAGCCGAGCACAGGTACGTCTGATCGCCGGAGCGGTGTCAATACCGCTTCCGACAGACATCGAAACCGAGCAGGTTCGCACCACGGAAGAGATGCTCCGGGCGGTAATGGCACGTCTTTCTGACACCGATTTGCTCGTGATGTGCGCAGCACCGGCTGACTACCGACCGGCTCGGGTTCGGAGCAAGAAATTCCATGCTGCCAAACTCACGCTTGAACTCAGACGCACACCTGATATTCTAAGAACCGTGAGTGCGGCCAGACCCCGACCAGTGCTAGTTGGCTTCTCACTCGATCCCTCGACTGCCCGGGCTCAACAAAAGCTCGAAGAAAAGGGACTCGACCTTGTAGTCGTAAATGGCTACTCGACGCCTGGGTCCGACACGATAACGGCTCGGCTGGTCCCGCGTCAGAGCCGGACCATCGTTCTGCCGGCAATGACCAAAGAAGCCTTCGCCCGTCGGCTAGTGAAAGAAGTTGCCACGCTGCTCAGGCGCAGGAATCACTGATGCCAAGGGCAAGACGTACGGCTTCCGGTGCGACCCCGGAAATTCCGGCCAGAGCCGATGCAGGCAATGACCGGGAAATGAAGAACGAAGCCTCCCCGACGCCCCAACCTGCCCTCCGGACTTCCGGAGAGACTCCTGCACTCGGAGTGCAGCATGATTACGGGCGCACAGCGTCCGGAGCCCAGGAAACAAGTATCCGCCGACTACCCCAGGCGCTCGATGCTGAGGCCGCGGTGCTCGGTGCGTTGTTACTTGACCCCAATACCACTGCCCGGGTAATCGAAATCCTGGGACCGAGCCCGGAACACTTCTACCTCCAGGCCCACCGCAAGGTCTATGAGGCGGTCGTCCGCCTGTTCGACGCCAACACGCCGGCCGACATCGTGACCGTCACGGCCGAGCTCAAACGGATGCACGAGCTCGACAACATCGGCGGCCCCCCGTTTCTTTCAAGCCTGATGGAACCGGTTCTCACTACCGCCCACTGCGAGGAATACGCCCGGCTCGTACTCGAGAAATCGATCCAGCGCCAACTCATCCAGACGGCAACCGACATCGTCCAGACCGCATATGACGAAGGACAACGACCGGAAGAACTCCTCGATAAGGCCGAGCAGAGGATTTTCAACATCCGTCAGACCGGCACCCGCGCGGGCTTCGCCGAACTGAGAAAGTTGCTCGGTCCCGAGGTTGAGCGTCTCGAGAGAGCTGCTCTGGAAAAGCAGCTGGTTACTGGCGTCAAGACCGGGTTCCAAGACTTGGACAAGATGACATCGGGCCTCCAGCCCGGCGAACTCATAATTATTGCGGGCCGGCCCTCAATGGGCAAGACCGCGCTGGCGCTGAATATTGCGGTCAATGCCAGCCTTGAGTCGAAAATCGCCGTCGCCATCTTCAGTCTTGAGATGTCAACTGAAGTGCTGGTTCAACGTCTGATCTGCTCCGAGGCCGAAATCTCGATGCAGAATCTGCGCCGCGGCATGCTGTCCGGTAAGGACCGGACACGACTCGCCGCGGCAACCGGGCCACTGTCACAAGCGGAGATATACATTGACGATACGCCCGCGCTGACCGCGCTGGAGATCCGGGCCCGGGCACGACGAAAGGCCGCCGAAAAACACCTCGGACTTGTCATCATAGACTATCTCCAGTTGATGGAAGCTGGCGGTCCCCGCACCCGTGAACGCAACCGGCAGCAGGAAATCACCGAAATCTCCCGCGCGCTCAAGGCAATGGCCAAAGAGCTCGACACTCCGGTGATTGCCCTCTCCCAGCTCTCTCGGCTGCCCGAGCACCGCACCGACAAACGCCCTCAGCTCGCCGACCTGCGCGAATCCGGCTCAATTGAACAGGACGCTGATCTTGTCCTGCTCCTCTTCCGTGAAGAGTTCTATCGGCCGGAAGACGAGAGTGTCAGGGGCAAGGCTGAGGTTATCATTGCCAAGCAGCGCAATGGCCCCCTGGGCACGGTCATGCTCACCTTCCGCGGACACTGTATGCGGTTCGCGGACTCCATCCTGCCCGAAATCGAAGAACCGGTCGAAGAAGAAATACCTGAAGAATGAGCAATACCCGAAAGCCAGTAGCCCCGTCTCGAAAACTCCAGTCCTTGCCCGCATCGGTTCTGAACGAGGCTTCTGAGGTTTCTCCGGATTCCAGGTATCAGACGCCCGGCGTTGTCCCGTGAAGTCCACTGCATTTGTCTGCCAGAACTGCGGGTTCGAGACCGGCCGCTGGCTTGGCCGGTGTCCAAGCTGCGACCGCTGGAACACGCTCGTCGAAGAACAGCGAGAGAAGAGAACCGGTCGTACCCGCCGGCAGCCAACTGCCGGGAGCACGAGACCGGTGAGGCTTGCCGACGTCGCTTCGCAGGAAAAGCGCCGCCTGACAACCGGCATTGCTGAACTAGACCGCGTGCTCGGTGGCGGCCTTGTTTCTGGTTCTCTACTTCTAATCGGCGGCGAGCCTGGTATCGGCAAGTCCACGCTCACTCTGCAGGTATGCGACCGGCTGAGCCGAGATCACACTCCGGTGCTGTACGTCACGGGCGAGGAATCGGCCGAGCAGGTCAAGCTCCGGGCTGAGCGCCTATCGGTCGAACCGAAGAATATCACCCTGCTCTGCTCGGTTGAGATGGGAGAAATTATCGAGGCGGCCAACGAGGTACGGCCTGGCTTGCTCGTGGTAGATTCCATTCAGACTGTGTACAGCGCTGACCTGTCCAGCGCACCCGGCAGTGTATCTCAAGTTCGGGAGTGCACTGCCGAACTTCTGCGCCTGGCTAAGGCCCGCACCATCACCACCGTCCTCA
The candidate division WOR-3 bacterium DNA segment above includes these coding regions:
- a CDS encoding YicC/YloC family endoribonuclease, whose amino-acid sequence is MIKSMTGVARVETRLVPSNGRIAVDIRSVNHKFFELVSALPPALAGHEGEIRELVRSRIRRGYVQIQIDLDESADTPSLAVNHGLARDYVRLARELQMQYRLPGTLDINTILSFPGLIVAKKSERSRRRLWYQCRRIITQALSQLNRMKSIEGVALVRDMRRRVRKIQAAVRQIEARVPKRLAERRQNFLSQLETLKVEVDPKRVLEEVAYIADKVDIHEECVRLKSHCSMFLRALRVSSTSGKKLDFIAQEMLRETDTMAAKARDVVVSRRAIEIKGEIEKLKEQVRNVE
- the gmk gene encoding guanylate kinase, coding for MSNRAANAPRHRPFLIVLSSPSGAGKTSICRGVLKRDRNIAYSVSATTRPKRRGEVHGRSYYFYSEPELRRRIARGELLEHARVYDYLYGTPRAHVLKCFRRGKDVIADLDIQGMRSCKHALPGTVGIFVTTPAIEDLARRLRKRGTDSAEVIRRRQAEIRAELAAVPEFDYLVVNDRLESAVEDVLAIVRAERLRTDRLNRNGIASSRRAHRPQRHHP
- the purD gene encoding phosphoribosylamine--glycine ligase, producing MKILVVGAGGREHALVWKLAQFHSPVYCAPGNAGISRLAQCVDIAADDISGLLDFARRERVDLTVVGPEQPLVAGIADDFARHGLALFGPRRAGARLEGDKAFAKWLMREQGIATAEFEVFADFEQARRYVAGHRLPLVVKASGLAAGKGAVVCRTHAEAEAALRMMMVDAELGPAGRTVVVEDFLEGEEASVIGLCDGKRMEMFVPSQDHKALLDGDQGPNTGGMGAYAPAPVVTPAVAREVEERVFAPLLEGLRLHGIEYRGVIYAGIMNTDKGPWVLEFNCRFGDPETQAVLPLLRGDLAEILAACAMGDMADRKLDWSQDSALCVVAASSGYPGKYSKGAVITGDLEGSDRALVFHAGTAWRGGKLVTNGGRVLGVTGIGPSLRAARDEAYRALGRIQFAGMTFRNDIGWRGLARLESSRGSVNLPPTASY
- a CDS encoding DJ-1/PfpI family protein, producing MSRLKVLFTLVSSMGLAVAADTTPAGTAPVQTNAVAVFISQRMFLDEALQVVTRRLEARGYRPVLVARDTGLAIGMDQTVVRPGLMLGECRSENFAALIIINGSGIATYWQDTVIHAKCREFAAAGRVIGGIGIATICLARAGVLRGHKATILPDRHAVRELLVGGARYWPNPVVTDRNIVTAADSQHIRRFMDVLVRLLDTRNRSRQDTGRLTSGAGHW
- a CDS encoding DUF192 domain-containing protein, producing MARVEVASSEEDRMTGLMFRRSLAPDSGMLFVFEDTAPRSFWMKNTWIPLSIAFIDENRIITDIMEMTPEDTTTRYASSRPVVWALEMNAGWFQSHGIRPGDTVLGLP
- the glyS gene encoding glycine--tRNA ligase subunit beta, with amino-acid sequence MKPLLLEIGTEELPPSFIAPAATELERQFRALLTEHDIAASESEVFYTPRRIAVRFAAVATERPARTVEVQGPPAKVAFGSDGRPTKTAIGFARSQGCTEKDLFTKPTPKGEYVFACRKEPALPTIALLADRLPAIVAGLPFARTMRWREDKTRFARPIRWLVCLFGTEVVRFELAGVATGNMTYGHRGTTGPVCIPAATDYEQILAEQFVLCRPLARRKAVIDSIEKLCEESGGRPVLDPELVEETVNITEYPVPILCRFDPAYLELPAEVLITALKKHQRCFAVRGADEKLLPLFVAVADTPGCNQTLVGRWYEHAVESRLRDARFYFEQDLAKGLEALVEEEKRVTWIEGIGTYFDKTQHLRAICRHLVQTVRAADAAALDRAALLAKADLLTSMVREKEFTSLQGRMGGIYARLAGEPALVADAIAEQYRPVTTDDALPATIEGALLGIADRIINIVGTFATGEIPTGSEDPFALRRQAAGLLAIILRHNLEINLNQLISTTVGLFPTARPELSAKLEAFFQERLEAMLGDKDVPYDIADAVLGVAMEHPTRALAAATALIEFRRRPEFERLIIGQKRVANILKDQQVSGQPDPAIFTEEAEIQLWNQARIIEPQVTRAMAQFDFVLALELLLKLREPIDRLFDEVMVMAEDEKLRTNRLRLMFYIRSLFHKVADLSRIVLDGDAR
- the coaBC gene encoding bifunctional phosphopantothenoylcysteine decarboxylase/phosphopantothenate--cysteine ligase CoaBC; this encodes MGKAYRVLLGVTGGIAAYKSAELVRLFRKAGHDVQVVMTAHARRLVGPETFAALSGRQVATELFPRKRSDRSGTRSPLAHVDLASWADLVLVAPATANIIGKLASGIADDLLSTMVLAVPESTLRNGRVILAPAMNANMWLHPSVQANVARLAKLGYVIAGPDRGQLACGMSGPGRMIEPTAIFDICQAALSEAGSLPDLTGIRVLVTAGRTEEPLDPVRVITNRSTGQLGVALCRQFTLSRAQVRLIAGAVSIPLPTDIETEQVRTTEEMLRAVMARLSDTDLLVMCAAPADYRPARVRSKKFHAAKLTLELRRTPDILRTVSAARPRPVLVGFSLDPSTARAQQKLEEKGLDLVVVNGYSTPGSDTITARLVPRQSRTIVLPAMTKEAFARRLVKEVATLLRRRNH
- a CDS encoding acyl-CoA dehydrogenase family protein, which gives rise to MEYFLTDTQKEIRDLARKFAREKMKPVRAELDRTGEFPHELMKELGELGLMGVYIPEEYGGLGGGIMEMCIVVEELCRIDGAAGLCYAACGLGTYP
- the dtd gene encoding D-aminoacyl-tRNA deacylase, with the protein product MRVVVQRVLNAHVTVGSGKVASIGPGLLILAGVGRKDNEETCRQLASKTARLRIFDDAEGKMNLSLLDVRGSALVVSQFTLYADTRKGLRPSFTDACPPERARELYERFAAELSYLGVPTQTGQFGAHMYVSLTNDGPVTIILDSDEKHQES